The region ACTCTGAGTAACTCATTTAAATACACCTCTGTTCATGTGACTTCCACCTAATACTTTGTGTCCTTTTCTTTACTACTGCTTTTTAACATCATTTGTGACTTGCTTGTTTGTCATGCGTTTTCCTTGGCGTCTTTGTTGGGGTTTGAGCAAATCAATGTGCAATCttgtgtactgtacatttgaCACAGCACAGAGATGAGTGTGGATAGCAACACTGGCAAGTTTGAATGTTTCAAAAAATTGCCAAacctaaaaattaaaacaaacatcaaCGTCAAGAAAAATCAAGCCCTTATCTCTGCTCTCAAATGCTGTGGGCGTGTCCACTGAATGCTAGAAACCACACTCTGCTGAAAAATGTAGGCTATGCTACTTTGTCTAGCAACTTTCTCAATGTTACACATTACTACTAGTGTTGTGTCGTTCACGTacgttttgttaaaaaagaacaaatcttttcagtgaacgTGAGTGAACGGATCACTTCCTGAAGTGATTCGTTCTTTTCTCAGTTCATTTGATCTCAGCCACGCTCATGTCGTCAATCTTCGCGAACGCCCAAACAGCAGCCAGCGTCAGACACGGGCGGACGTACTCCCTTGCTATTGGCGTTAGCGAGTGAACGAATCGTTGAGTGAACGTGTTGCCAATTCCGGTTCAGGAATgattcagtgagtgaacgttcttttgtttttgatagaaaCACAATCATGGCAAAAAATATAGCAACATAACATTAACTGCGTGTTtcagattcagttcacttaaaataaCTGTCATGCCCATCGCTTTAATTACTACCTACATGCTTAAATAAAGCCTCCGGTGGCTGTAATAATTAGGTTTGTTGGTTTTCTATGACGCGACAAGAGGTGCTAGCTACCAACTAGCTTGCAAGCTAACAAGCTTCCGGGGCTCCCTTCAGCGGACAAATGGGCTCTTCTGAAGTGTCACCGGCCTCACTTGGGAATTTAAATAACGGCGTTGAGCTTTGACAGCAAACTTCAAATGGGCATGGCAATAAATAGGATTAAGGATTGTTTATTATCTTCCAAACTGATCTTGTAATtatgaagtgagttgagttgacCTATACCTTGTTGTGCTTGTATCTCATATTTTGTCGTCGTCACAAGTCaaggcaataaaaaaacaaacaaactgccaAACGTTTATTCTGTTTTGTCATATAAATAGCAACATAGCTGTGTGCGTAAGAAAATGAATTTCTTTACTACCGAGACAGTCATCTTTATGTAATGCATTTTGGCAATTATATCTGGAGCTTGACCTGTTTGACTAGCCATGCCTTTTCTCATTGATTCCTTTCCCCTGCCATTCCTATGCAGTTAAGACACACCGTGATTGTCTGGGCATCATCTGACATCAAATCTGTTTCTGAGGCCACTGTGTGTTTTCTACTTTAAGATCCCTGATTGCCtttaaattaatgtattttcCTTACCACAAATCATTTGAAGGGAACAAGTCCCAGAAATCCCAAATTTCACCCTGTCTTATTAAAATAAGGGAAAccattaaaatgtgtattttttattcttgtcaGAAACATGCCAAAATGTCAcgcattacacacacacatgtactcGTGACATACAACACCAAGTGACCCGTCTGCGGTAAATCAAATTGACAGGTGCCAACATATTTGTTCTCAGGATTGGCTAACCTGCTGGATGTCATTATGCGAATATTTtacaatgtttaaaatgtgtcgCTGgcttttggtatgtgtgtaaTCTACAAAGGAATAAGGGCCACACTGTCAAGCGTAACGTTAGAagagaattttgtttttttccagtacCAGTACCCATTCTCTGGCATGAACAGGCTCAAAAATCAGGTTTCAAAAACTGAACCCTTAGAACTGTGTGTCATGCATATCAAACACTAGTCCACTATACTTCCATAATGATATTATTTTAGCATATTTAgcataaaattacaacttccTCAATATTATGACATTATTCTCCTAAATATTACAGCTTTTGgtaattttgactttattattGCGGAtataacattacatttttttcttttcaaagtgGCCCTAGTATTCGTTCATAGCCACTAAATAACATACACGGTCAAATATTGATAGTTTCTTGACTCTTTATCCCTGTGAaatttatacagtattgtacatGCAAAAAGTGGATacgccttttttttccccatctggggccatttcagttttttttcttttaactcttCCAAGGGCCATAGAAAATGTAATTACAAGATAGGATGCAACAATCGTTCTGCATAGGAAGTAGTGTATGAAGGACAATGGGAGAACATGCCACACAGAAATATCCAAGCCAGGAATCATATGGTTTAACATTCCAGTTATCCCCACAGAAATTCATACATCAATTCTATGCCCTTCATGTAGCATGAGCATTGGAATGATCATGATCAATAGTATATCTGCGTGTCCTGAAATAGTTCTCGATTTCCTCCAGAGACCGTCCCCGGGTCTCTGGGACGCACAAGGCGGTGAAGAGCAGACACACGACGCACACCACCGTGAAAAAAAAGTACGGCACATACAGGCCATAACTGTCTGCCAGGTGAGTGAAGGCGTCTGTGAGCACGAAGGCTGTCAACCAGCTCACAGTCACGCACAGGCCCGAGGCCACGCCCCTTACGGCCAGAGGCAACACCTCTGACATGAGCAGCCACGTGATTGGCCCCCATCCCATGGCATATCCTGGGAGACAGAAAAAGGGTTTGTATCAATGCAGTGAAACAAAGATGTCTTTCACttggacaattttaattatattttctttgtgtgtgtgtgtgtgcagatcGATTGAATGACTTGCCAAAAATTATagatcattttttgggggggctttttAAGATAGAGGTGTTGTTGTTAAAGGAGTAGCTAACCCAACATTtcctttataataatatattccatgcagccccactagtctaaacacggcattctgcgTTCAATCCACtgttttttctccatctcagggggcggccattttgtcacttgctgtcgactgaaaatgacatcacagttggtcaggTCTCACGTaacgaccaattacagctcacttattttctgaagctgagctgtgattggttgatacctgagacctgagcaactgtgatgtcattttaaggcgacagcaagtggcaaaatggccgccccctgagatggagaaaaaacaGTGTATTAAAGACAATATTAATacgaatgccgtgtttagactagtggggcttcatggaaaatattattgtaaagaaaactgTTGGGTTGGCTTCTCCTATAACAACACCTCTATCTTAAAAAGCCCCCCAAAAAGGgctataaatgtgttttttgttatttatctgAGTTTGTGTGACAACTTGTCTTTCAAACaatctgcacacacaaaatggccgccccgtgagatgaataaaaaaactgtggatttttttgttaattcatatttcattaacaattaacattcattagcattttttttttttatttgtccattCAAACATCTTTTTGAATGTCATGTCATGCGcaccacattttattttgtccaatcacatatttatttgtgtattagcattttttatttcaaggtattgagCCAAAGGACGTGTTTCAAATCTCGGGCGAGAGATGAGTATTTTCCGCTGGAATTATTTAACTTCATAATTACACAGCATGCAGCGATGGATATAGTTGATGGAGTCATTGAAGCCACATAATCAGGTTATATCACTCACCAAATATAAATACCACAACGCTGATAAGTGGAATGGGGCCTGCAGCCGTTTGATTGCGAGCCAGCCGAGCCACGTCGCAGTGGAGGTTGCGCTCCATAATTGCGGTGAGGTTCGGAGGGGCGGGCCCTGGATGGTGAGGTGTGGTGTGTGAAATCATGGTCAGAGTCAGCGTGGACAGGAACATCAGAAAGCTGGAGGTGTACAGCAAAGCTTTGCGCCCTGCCTTGTCCATCAAAACTGCTGCCAGGCTGACAGAAACGAGGCGGACCAATCCCACAATGGCAGCATCATACCTGACGGGGTGAATGGGTACAGGTGGCGActaattacagtatgtgaaaaATGGTCATTAATTAAAGATGAATGATGTGTCATGCGCAGAATGAGCGAGTCGGGTAGCATTTCACACCTGGGCTCCAGTGAGACGTTGCTCTGAGAAAAGATGGGCTCCAAGTAGACAAGAATGGGGCTGATGCCAGTCAGCTGCTGCAGGAAACGCATAGCCACCGAGATGAGGATTGGCCGGTAGTAGACGGGCTTGGCCAGCTGGGACCATGTGACCCGGCTCTGCAGACGGATGCTGTGCTGCATTCAAGAATGTAGTATGTATGAATATATGAATGCTGACAGTCGAGATCTGATAACATGATACACTGTGACCCAGTCATAAGTAACGTAAGCCCTACTTGCAGCATGTGTTTGACCTTCTGGTCCACTTCTTTATTGCCATTGTTCTTCTCACCTTGATGGCGTCGAGCTCGCTCTGTATGTCGTAGTCAGCTCCCCTCAGCCAGTGGAGGGCGTGCTCGGCCTGCCCATCTCTGCCCAGGGAGAGGAGCCTTCTGGGGGAGTAGGGCATGAAGACTAAAAGTACTACCATTAGCAATGCTGGTAAGCCTCCTGCCACTGCAAGCCACCGCCATGGTAACACCAGACCTGTGCATCATATAATACAGAATAGTACATGCACTACTAATTTTTTggctcatcctgaaatttcacccaaaagccaaatGTAACCAAATTTTTGTGTGTTGTATAGCTTTTATGCCAATTTTACCCAAAGCGTAAAGTGCCAGCGCTCCGAACACAGCAGTAATCTGAGGGCAGGTTCCCAGGGCTCCTCTCAGGGATTTATGGGAGATCTCTGAAATGTAAACCTGGGGaacaaaaagcacaaaatgtGCATCTCACTGATAGAAATTCGCTAGAATATACTACATGTGATCAGATAATAAtctaaaagattatcaaaagttatttttaagcACCCGCCTGTCCGATGTAGCTGTAAACAACGCTGATCACGAGGATTATATTAgtcctatttatttttgttgtatgtcAAAAATGTCTGTAGTAAATATATAACCCACTTGGGCTAAGAATGGGCTATTTGCACAAATCccctacttcctgaactcaataccagtccttcatttcctgtctttcatgattggacaaactgattgaTCCAGGTGTGTTTGGCCATTGTCGACATGGTTAccgaggtcaggcacacctggattaatcagtttgtccaatcatgaaagacagaaaAGGAAGGAGTGgtgctgagttcaggaagtagtggatttgtgcaaagggCCCATTGGGACAAAGGTGAAAGCGGCATAAAGGATAATAATGTAACCATGACAACCTACAGGAATGGACGCCGCTGTCACGCCACCGG is a window of Vanacampus margaritifer isolate UIUO_Vmar chromosome 2, RoL_Vmar_1.0, whole genome shotgun sequence DNA encoding:
- the slc2a6 gene encoding solute carrier family 2, facilitated glucose transporter member 6, translating into MVVLLVFMPYSPRRLLSLGRDGQAEHALHWLRGADYDIQSELDAIKHSIRLQSRVTWSQLAKPVYYRPILISVAMRFLQQLTGISPILVYLEPIFSQSNVSLEPRYDAAIVGLVRLVSVSLAAVLMDKAGRKALLYTSSFLMFLSTLTLTMISHTTPHHPGPAPPNLTAIMERNLHCDVARLARNQTAAGPIPLISVVVFIFGYAMGWGPITWLLMSEVLPLAVRGVASGLCVTVSWLTAFVLTDAFTHLADSYGLYVPYFFFTVVCVVCLLFTALCVPETRGRSLEEIENYFRTRRYTIDHDHSNAHAT